The Thermococcus sp. EP1 region TAAAATAAGTTCTTTAAGTAGCAATTTTGGGACTGTAATAGAGAAGAAAAATGAAGAGTTGTATGACTTCTCAAGGGCTATAAATGCCATCGCAAGAGGTAATTACAGAGAAGCCCAATCAATCATGAGTAGTTTAAAAACAAATGAACTCAAAAACATAATTCGTTTACTTTTGGAATAACCCTTCAAGAACTTTATTTAAGTATTCTTTCTCTGGTTTTATAGGAAAGTTGTAGGGTTCACTGCTTGGTTTTTCGTTATAATACGGCCTATTACATCCTGGACATCCATGAGTCATGAAGGCTCCTTCACTAAGCACTTTGAAAAGCTCTTGTCGTGAAAGGTCAAAACTAACGAGCTTTCCATCTTTAAACTTAAAATCTTCAATCCTTTTTATTCCGTTCTTAATTAAATGGAGGCCAATCTGCATCAATCTATATCTTTCAAGAGCTGGGGGAGATCTTCCCTCTAGAGTGGTCCCCTTAACTGGAGTAAACGCAAAAATGGAAACTTCCGCCCCAATATCATATGCCTTTTGAATTGTGCCTAAAAATTCCTCTTCACTTTCACCTAACCCAAAGATTAAATGGATAAACGCTCTTCTTTCTCCAAAAATCTGTATAATGTTCTTTGCAAACTCCCACATTTCATCCCAAGTGTACATAGAGTCTTTTATCATGTTATAAATTTCTTCACTTGCGGCATCTAAACCCACTCCCACATAATCGACACCAAATTTCTTAAATTGTCTAAGATACTCCCTATTTACAGGAGTAATTGAAAGAGAAACCGGCAGCTCAACTCCAGAAAATGCCTTAAGAAGTACTAACACATCTTTCACAAGATTTGGATAGTCTATAGTTTGAAGACATATCCTTGCAAATTTCGAGTCTCCGAGTCTAGATACTACGTCATTTAAATCAAAGGCAGGCCAAGTTATTCTTGAAAGTTTCTCTACATCTGCTCTGCTTTCTCTTGCCTGTACACAGAAAGCACAATTATTGAGACACTTTCCTTCGTAATACGTCATAAAATAGGCTGTCGTGGGCCTTGCTAACATTCTGCCTCTTTTTAACCCCAACATTACTGCAGTTCCATAGGAAACTCTGATTTTCATTTTTTACTCCTCCTTACTACCTTAAGAATTATGAGACTTAGGAGGGATAAAAAGGTTAGGATTGGGAGGAAGAGGAATATCCTCTCATACCCCTCAAGCTCTGCAACGTACCCTAAAATTAAGGGGCCTGAAAGATAACCAAGATCAAAAAACATTGTATAAACACTTGATCCCATTCCACGTATATTTTTAGGCAAATTTGCTAAAGCCAGCATCTGCAGAGAAGGAACCGTTAGACCAAACCCTGCTCCAAGGACAATAGCACTTAGATATGCCTTGGGAGGTAGTAAATACGAAAGTAAGGCTAAATATGCTGAAGTTATTAAAATGATTCCTATCGAAGCTACTGGTACAGGCCCTCTCTTATCAGCTTCTCTGCCTCCAAAAACTCTAGTTAAGAGACTGAAACCACCCATAATACTAGCGTAGATACCAAAAACGCTTGTCCCAAGACCTGAAATTTTGTAATATGCAGGAAGGAATGTGTACATCCCACTATATGCAAAAACCATGAAAAGGAGTGAAAAAGACGCAAAAATGAATGGAGCCGTTATTAAATCTCTGTAAGATCCTTTGATTTCCTCCTGCTCTCTTACCTCTACTTTAGTTCTAACCTCTCTATACGCCTTTAGAACAAACAGAAATCCGACTAAAGAAATGATGATGGTGAATAAAAACGCTGACTGGAACCCAAGATAATCAGCCATAAACCCTCCTAATGCGGGACCTATAAGTTGGCTTATAGAAAACATCGTTCCTCTCCATCCTAATGTCTCTCCCACCCTGCCCTTAGGTGCAAGGTCTATGGCTGTTGAGAGAGATGATGGGAAGAAAAACGCGGCGGCCATTCCATGAACTGCTCGTCCTACAGCAAAAATCACCAAGCTTTTCATGAAGAAGGAAAGTACATAAAACATGCCAGCTACTGCTCCAAAGAGAGTACCAAGCATCATGACTTCAAAACTCTTTCCCCTATCTCCCAAAATCCCCCCTACTGGTTTTAAGGCAAAAGCGAAAATTGATGAGACTGAAGCCACAGTTCCTACAACAAAGGGAGTTGCCCCAAGCTGAATAGCAAGCGGAGAAATTAGAGGAGCCACTAAAATATATCCTAAGAAGAAGAAAAATGTCGAAAAGTGAAGAAGCCAAAGATCTTTTCTTTCCATGGCCCTATCTCCTAAATGTCGGCAATTGGCTTTTCCATACCCTCTCTCAGATATGCAACACTCATATGTTTTGTATTTCTCGCAAAACCTATGTTGCCATTTCTATCCACCATTATTATTCCCATATTATCATTTCCAAAATACCGAGTAGCTAGCTCAATGGCAGCTTCACTAGCTTTTTGAGCATTCATACCAGATTTAACAAAATCTGTCGCTGTTTTAGCCAGGGTTAATTTCATAGCGACTTCCCCAAGGCCAGTACATGAGGCTCCTGCAAATTCATTAGCATAAGTTCCACTTCCAATTATTGGAGTATCACCAACTCTTCCAAACATTTTTAGGAATACTCCTCCTGTTGATGTGCCAGCCACAATTTCTTCTCCGTCAAATGCTACAGCTCCCACCGTGCTTCTAAGAAGTTCAGGATATTCCCTTATCAGCTCACTTATTCTTTTCCAGTGGGGGATAGAACCCTCGTTGAGAAGTTTCTCTTTGAGTTTTTTCCATTGTTCAAGCCTTTCTTCTGTTATTGGATCATACTCTTCAAACCCTACCAAACGAGCAAATTTAACGGCCCCCTCTCCCACAAGGAGTACATGATCTGTTTTTTCCATGACCTTTCTCGCAACACTTATTGGATTTTTAACACCCCATACACCAGCTACAGCCCCTGCTTCCAGATTAGAGGTCATAATAGCTGCATCCATCTCAACTTTACCATCCAAGGTTAAAACACTGCCAGTTCCAGCATTAAAGATGGGATTGTCTTCCAATACTTTAACAGCCTCCTCAACTGCATCAAGAGCTGAGCCTCTTTTTAATTCTCTCCAACCCGCTAAAACAGCCTCTCTTACTCCTTCAAGAATCTTTGGAATTCTCTCTTCATTTCTTATTGTACCCGCCCCACCATGAACAATAATCGCCTTCATGAATGCCACCATCAATTAATGTCTTCGAAAGGTTAAAAGCATTATGGAAACGGAAAGAGAGTAGCCTTAATACACTCATAGCCCTCATTAGCTTAGACTCATGTTGATTATGGTTTCCCCTATATTTTCAAGATACTCGAGTATCCTACGATAGCTATCCATAGCCAATGATTTTCTATAATCTATTGACTTTATATGTTCTTTTAATTCAAGCATTATTGCATCAATCTTCTTTAGGTCTTTTCTAGTCATCTGACTCATCACTTTTTGGATTATCTCTTTTAAGTATGCAATATTAAGATCTGGATCAAAATTTTCAGCAATTCGTACCATATGATCTCCTATCCTTTCAATATTACGAACTATAAACAGCACTCCAAGAAGATCGAAGTTTCGTTTAATTAACCCCCCATCCTTAACTATGCTTCCTCCAGAGAGAATTTTATTCACCGCCCTTAAAGTTAGAAAATAAAAGCGGTCAAGCTCATTTTCTAGTCCATTTATATCTCTAAGCACTTCCTTTTTCTCGAACTCACTTATAAGTGTCAAATCTTCAATCATGGAAATTAAAATTGAAGTTAATCTTTCTATGATCTCCCTCAGGTTTACCTCTTCATCAGCGAGCAAGCTTTTACTTGTAATTCTGAGTGGCTCTTCTAAGATTATCTCCAGTCCTGGAAGGTTTTGAATCGTTTGGCGTATTTTCACTTTATATATTGGCATGTCTTCTGTAAACTTCACGTCTATAATATCATAGCCTTGAATATAAGCAGAAATCAATAACCTCACAGCCATGTCCGAAGAAATTTCTTTAGAGATTAGAAGCTCTCTACTTTCACTTATTTCTCTTGGTTCCTTAGGAAATATCAAAAGCGATCCATCAGGGTTTATAGTTATAGGAACTACATCTCCTTGTTTCAGATTATTCTCTCTAACCCATTTTTTTGGAAGTGATATTATATATGAGCTTCTTCCCGTAAATTGTATCTTTCTAAACTCCATATATATCACCTGATCTATATAGAGAATCGTATAGAATATAAATATTATGATACCCTACTCTTCATCTATAATCCTCTTCATCCATGTTCTCCTTAAAAACCATGCAAAACCAAAAAGCCCGGCTATAACATTACTAAGCCCCATACCTAGGAAAACTCCTACAGAGGATCCAATAATAATATAACCAAGAAAGTAACTTAGAGGTATCCTTAAGCCCCAAAGTCTTAGGATTCCAAGCATCATGCTCTTCTTTGTATGTCCTGAGGCTCTAAAAACGTTATTGACTACAACAAAGAGACCATTAAAAAATGGAACCGATGTTAAGAAGTATCTCCAAACAATTGCACTTTCCTCAACAACCGCTTTATCATCGAGGAAAATTCTAAAAATCGGTACTCTTAAGGCCCCAATGACAATAACGGCTGTAGTTGCTATAGCAACGTTTACTATCATCGTCCTCTCGGCAATCTTCCTTGCCCTCTCATAATTCTCAGCTCCTACGTTTTGGGCTATCATAGTTCCCATCGCCATGCTTATCCCTCTAGAGATACTCGTGAGAAAGTTCACAAGGCGAGTTGTAATTGTATAAGCAGCGTATGTAACATCACCAAAGCCAAAGATTATACGAGTTAAGATAACAAATCCAAAACTGTTCGCAGATTGGCCAATTCC contains the following coding sequences:
- a CDS encoding phosphate uptake regulator PhoU, with product MEFRKIQFTGRSSYIISLPKKWVRENNLKQGDVVPITINPDGSLLIFPKEPREISESRELLISKEISSDMAVRLLISAYIQGYDIIDVKFTEDMPIYKVKIRQTIQNLPGLEIILEEPLRITSKSLLADEEVNLREIIERLTSILISMIEDLTLISEFEKKEVLRDINGLENELDRFYFLTLRAVNKILSGGSIVKDGGLIKRNFDLLGVLFIVRNIERIGDHMVRIAENFDPDLNIAYLKEIIQKVMSQMTRKDLKKIDAIMLELKEHIKSIDYRKSLAMDSYRRILEYLENIGETIINMSLS
- a CDS encoding isoaspartyl peptidase/L-asparaginase family protein, which produces MKAIIVHGGAGTIRNEERIPKILEGVREAVLAGWRELKRGSALDAVEEAVKVLEDNPIFNAGTGSVLTLDGKVEMDAAIMTSNLEAGAVAGVWGVKNPISVARKVMEKTDHVLLVGEGAVKFARLVGFEEYDPITEERLEQWKKLKEKLLNEGSIPHWKRISELIREYPELLRSTVGAVAFDGEEIVAGTSTGGVFLKMFGRVGDTPIIGSGTYANEFAGASCTGLGEVAMKLTLAKTATDFVKSGMNAQKASEAAIELATRYFGNDNMGIIMVDRNGNIGFARNTKHMSVAYLREGMEKPIADI
- a CDS encoding MFS transporter gives rise to the protein MERKDLWLLHFSTFFFFLGYILVAPLISPLAIQLGATPFVVGTVASVSSIFAFALKPVGGILGDRGKSFEVMMLGTLFGAVAGMFYVLSFFMKSLVIFAVGRAVHGMAAAFFFPSSLSTAIDLAPKGRVGETLGWRGTMFSISQLIGPALGGFMADYLGFQSAFLFTIIISLVGFLFVLKAYREVRTKVEVREQEEIKGSYRDLITAPFIFASFSLLFMVFAYSGMYTFLPAYYKISGLGTSVFGIYASIMGGFSLLTRVFGGREADKRGPVPVASIGIILITSAYLALLSYLLPPKAYLSAIVLGAGFGLTVPSLQMLALANLPKNIRGMGSSVYTMFFDLGYLSGPLILGYVAELEGYERIFLFLPILTFLSLLSLIILKVVRRSKK
- a CDS encoding radical SAM protein gives rise to the protein MKIRVSYGTAVMLGLKRGRMLARPTTAYFMTYYEGKCLNNCAFCVQARESRADVEKLSRITWPAFDLNDVVSRLGDSKFARICLQTIDYPNLVKDVLVLLKAFSGVELPVSLSITPVNREYLRQFKKFGVDYVGVGLDAASEEIYNMIKDSMYTWDEMWEFAKNIIQIFGERRAFIHLIFGLGESEEEFLGTIQKAYDIGAEVSIFAFTPVKGTTLEGRSPPALERYRLMQIGLHLIKNGIKRIEDFKFKDGKLVSFDLSRQELFKVLSEGAFMTHGCPGCNRPYYNEKPSSEPYNFPIKPEKEYLNKVLEGLFQK